The segment ATTTGGAACCAATGACTTAACCCAAATGACCTATGGTTTTTCCCGTGATGATGCAGGATCTTTCTTAAAAGATTATTATGAGCAAGGCATTTATCAACAGGATCCCTTCGCGTCATTAGATCAAGAGGGTGTTGGGCAATTAATTCAACTTGCGATAGCAAAAGCACGTGGCGTAAAGCCAAACTTAAAGATTGGAATCTGTGGCGAGCATGGTGGTGATCCACGTTCGGTTAAATTTTTCCGAGATGCAGGATTTAATTATGTATCCTGTTCACCGTATCGTGTTCCAATTGCACGCATTAGTGCAGCGCAAACTGTCTAATAGAAAACACCTCGTTTACACGAGGTGTTTTTTGTATTGTTTAGGCATCGGGTGTGGCACAAGCTTTGGTACCATCACTGATGTAAATATTAATGTGGTCGGTGGTGGATACAAATTGGTTATTCTTGGAAGCACGTACGACCGTTCCTTTTTCACCACATTCCGAAACGCGTGTCACATCATAGGTGATGTGTGCGCCTTTACCACTGAATTCATAGAAATATGCCGGTAAATCGCCTTCGGTAAGACCGACAAGCCCTTTAATATAAGGCTGACCCATGGAGTAGTAAACAATCACAATCGTGTCCGGATCATCGTTTAGGATGGTTCCGGGTTCTGTGTTTTGTTCAACAAAAGCGCCATACGGGTAATTCATTGTATAAATTTGTTTTTGAATCACTTGGGCTCCCATGGAATTAATCGTGTCGAAAGTATTGAGATCAGAAGAGGAATAATCCGGGACACGTACGGCTTTTCCTTTTGAAATTACGAAGGTAAGTTCGTCATTTTTCGCAACTTTCTCTGCTGCACTCACACTTTGTGAGATCACACCGCCCGCTTCGATTTTGTCATCAAATTGTTCTTCATACGTAAAGGTACTAACAAATTCTTTGTCTTTTGCCCAAAGTTCAACATCCATCTTTGTACGATTTTTAAAGTCTGGAACGATGATGTTTTTTTCGTACTGTTCGGGGCCATTTGAAATTTTAATGAGTGCTTTGTTTTTACGTTGGAAATGATCTTTTGTGACGTTTTTATCTTTGATTTCAAACGAAATAAAATTACCCTTTGCGACATCTTTGGAGAATACATTTTCGACTTGGATGTAACGCATTTTTTGTTCTTCAATCCATGCATTGATTTCAGCTCCACTGAGTTTCTCGAAATCAGGGAGTGTCACGACTTCTTCGAGATCGGGTCCCTTGCTTATGACGACACTTACCATGCTGCCTTTTCGGATTTTAGTTTTAGGTTCAAATTCTTGTGAAATGACAACATTTTCATCGTACTCTAAACTGAATTCGTCTTTGAAGTCAACTTCTACTTTATGTTTTTTTGCCCAGATTTCGACTTCTTGACGTTGCTTGTCCGTAAAATCAGGCATGAGTGTATGTGATTGTTTATTCCATATTAAACCAATAAGCAGGAGTGATAGAACGGCGGCGATTCCGATAAGGACCATCCTTTTTTGTTTTTTTGCTTTATAAGAAGGATCAAGCTCCGTTTCTTCTTCACGAACATAGAAACGCTCTTCATCTTGATAGGTAGTTGTGGTTTCAAGGTCATCCATTTCCATTACGTTTTTCTCTGATTTTTCAGTTCCGATATGAACTTTATTACGGTCATAAACACCGGGTTTAAATTGATCAAGAAAATTACTCATGCAAGTCACCTCTACTAATTTCTTCCAACGATCCTTTTTTTAGATATAAAATTTTATCTGCTTGCTTTGCGATTTCTTGGGAGTGCGTCACAACAATAACGCATTTTGGTGATCATGGGCAAGGTGTTGGAAGATATTAATAATTTCGGCTTCCATTTCTTCGTCCAAGTTTCCAGTAGGCTCATCCGCTAGAATTACATCCACATTGGTTGATAAGGCACGCGCGATGGCAACCCGCTGTTGTTCTCCTCCAGAAAGCATGGTGACAAGACGATCGGCCTTACTTCGGGTAATGCCAATAAAATCAAGCAGATTGTATGCAACTTCTTTTGTCTCTTCGGGAATTTGATTGGTGGTGATGTTCATGGCTACAAGTACATTTTCAACAGCCGTTAAATGAGGAATTAGATTATAACTTTGAAAGATAATCCCAATTTGATTGCGCCGATATTCCGCAAGCCCAATCTCAGAGATGTTTTTATTTTTATAATAAACAGCACCTTCACGCGGTGTATCCAGTGCACTCAGTAGGGATAAAAAGGTCGTTTTTCCAGACCCGGATTGGCCCAAAATGGCATAAAAGGTACCGGCTTCAAAACTGGTATTCACATCCCGCAAAATGAAGCGACGTTGATCGCCATCTTGGTAAAAATAATTAATGTTTTTGGTTTCTAATAGTTTCATAATCGCGCTCCTACATTAAGATTTTCTTTGGTTTCATGCGTGTAACATAAAACATTGGAAGGATGCTTGAAGCAACCGCAACACCTGCACCCAAGAGATAGACAGACAAGACATAAGAAGGGGACAGCTCGATGCGATAATCTTCATTTACTTCAATCATATTAATTGAAGGGAGATACGAACTTTCCGTATCAATAAATACGTCATCCATATAAGAATCCGAAATAAGAACATCAGAAACCTTATTCGCAAGCATTAAACCCGTTCCAAACGACAAGGTTAAACCCATAAGTGTAATCATGAGAACTTCCAAGGTTACTTGCCCCAATACGCCCCATTGGCGATCTCCTAACGCAAGATAAATACCCATCTCATGCTTACGATCTCTTAAAAAGAGAATCACCACAAGAGATAGCACGATGGTTGTGGTAATGGCTGCACCCTTTAAGGTATAGTCTGCCATTACATTCAACATTGCCATGGGTGCTGCAATCATTTCAAACGATTGTTGGGAGGTTCGAACCATGAGGCCATCTTCCAAAAGATCTTTTGCTTGTTGTGTAAAAGCGTTTAAATCTGCTTCCGATTCCATTACAAATACGGAATCTCTATAGTTATATTTTTCTTCATTATAGATTGAGTCATTACCGAGGATATCGATCCCTTGTGCTTCCGCAATCTTCGCTTCTTCAGCGCGTAGCGTTCGTAAACGATGATTAGGAATGTAGATTCGGTTATACATCGAGGCTAGACCCCAGTTTTCATTATCAGATTTTTGACTAAACGATACCGGTTTAAACGATCCAACCACTTTAATTTTAAAGCTTATGTTTTGCGCTGCTTCACTCTCATTAACACCATAATTAGGGAGCATCGTTTTAAGTTCGATGACTTCATCAAGACGAATGTTGTTTTCAGTCATCACAATATCCGAAAGAATGACTGGATAGACATCAGACTTTAAATCATCATCGTTAAAGGTACGGCCTGACGTGAGTTCGATCCGCCCGGTTTTTGTATCAAGAAGGTCAAGATATTCGACACCCTGAAATGAGAAATAGTGAATCGGTTCTTCAGAATCGGCACGATCTCGCGCATGAGGCATTTGGTATGATTTTAGAGAACGCGATTGAATATCATGCTTTAGCGCATAATCAAAAAATGCGACCTCAGGTAGTTTTCCTAATTTTTGAATGGTTGATTCGCTAATCTTCAGCGTTTCGAAATCAATGCGATCAAACGCTTCGTAGTCAAGCGCTACGGTTGCATTATAACCAAGTTTCTCCTTAAGGTTTGTTTCAACACGGGATGTGCCTTGTTTAATGGCAAATGTTCCTGCAATTAAGTTACCGAGAATAAATACAACGGTTAAAAGAATGAAAGACTTCCCTTTGCGTCGTGAGACACTCAACCAGGCTCTTTTAAAATGATTCATGATACCTCCTGCTGTACTACTTGCAATAGTACGCCTGAGATTATAATAGCGTTTACATTACCGTAAAGCAAGAAAAATATCATAAGTGGAAAAGATATTTATATTCCATAAGGGATGATACAGCAATCCGCAAGTTGGTGTATGAAATTTTCAAAAATATGGTGATTTTTAATAAAATTTCATTCCGTAAAATTAAATCTATGATATGATTTATAAGGTTAAAAGGAGAAGGAAATGAAAAAAATAATTGTAGCAGTATTATTTTCACTTGTACTTGTTGGATGTTCCGCAAATAAGAACGTTTGTACAGTAGAAGCTGATGGCATTAAACGTACACTTAAGTTGGATGTGAAAAATTCTGAAGTTGTTGGTTTAGAAGAAGAAACTGTAATCCAAATGGATAAAGCAACTCAAATGAATACCTATGATGACTTGTATAAGCAATTTGCTGAATCAAAAGTAACAGATGGTGTCACCTTTGAATATGAGAAATCCGATACCGCAATCACAGTTAAAACAACTGTTGATCTTGCAGTTGCTAAAGGGACCCAATTAGAAAAATATTTCTCATATCTAAGCAAGTCCGGTCAAAAAATTATTCTTGATCAAGAAGACTTAAGCGTTGATGCTGTTAAAGCAGCTCTTGAATCAGAAGGTTCATTCAGCTGTTCAGGAAAATAATATAAACGGATTGATACCAAACACTACTTTGATAACCGAAAACCCTTATAATAAAATGTAAGGAGGGTTTAAAGATGCATCATAAAATACGTAATTTTAGAGATTTAGGGGGGATTCCAGTAAAAGGAGGTCACGTAAAACACCATAAACTTTTACGGGGTGGTCCGCTCTATGATTTGGATGATGAGACGGTGTCGAGTCTTCTTAACGAATACCACCTTAAAATGGTTATTGATGTAAGATCTGATCGCGAAATCGAAGAAAAACCAAATAAGGTGATTGAAGATGTTGAAGCCATTCATCTTGACATTATGACTAAAGCACAACAGAATGCAGATCCAGAAAAAATGGCACTTAAATATCGACGTGAAATTTCTACAGAACACATGAAAGGTTTAAACCGATTGTTTGTGGAAAGTCACGATGCACGGGATGAGTATCGTACATTTTTTAAATATCTTCTTAAAAATAAAGAAGGAGCTCTTTATTTTCACTGTACTGCAGGTAAAGACCGAACGGGTTTTGCGGCTGCTCAAATTCTTAAAATATTGGGAGCGAGTGATGAAGCAATCTTAGCAGATTATCTTGAAACCAATACAATGACTCATGAACTCGTTGAAAAAGAATTGGCGGGATTTAAAGTTAAAGAAAATCTAACGGATGATCAGGTGAATAATATTCGTGGATACATGACGGTGGATACCAGTTACCTTAAAGAAGCATGGGATGCTATTGAAGATATTTACGGGGATTTTGAAACTTATGTTTCAGAAGGTTTATTACTATCGGAAGAAGATGTGGAGACACTAAAAAAGATCTATATCGAATACTAACGGTTGCCAATGGCAATCGTTTTATTTTAAATTATGGTATAATGTTCACGAAAGTTTCACAAAGTGATTTGAGGGGTTTAGATTCATGGCATCTCGTTTTAAAAAAGGCATTACTATCATCCTGGTATTCGCATTGATTGGCATTCAACCCATCAATGCGTTTTCACGCACCGACTATGAACGGGATGAAGGTTATTATCATGAGTTGTGTTCTGGGGCGAGCGCACGTGATCATCAGGATGAGTGTTCTGGATTTACCGAATATATTAATGAAAAACTTGCGGATTCGGAAACATTATTAAGACGGATTCGTGAAGAAAAAGAGACGGTTTTAGAGGAAATTGAAGATAATAATGAATTGTTAGAAGTTTACCAAAAAGAAATTTTGGTTTTAAAAGAACGTGTTATGGAGATTCAAGAGAGTATTCGAATCATTGAAGAAGATGTTTTGGCGACCGAAGCCAAGATTAAAGTGTTTGAAGATAAAATTAAAGTTTTGGAAGAGAAAGTGAAACTCAATATTCGTGCTTCACAATCCTCTCTTTATGTAAATAATTATATAGAGTTTGTATTTGGAGCTGCAGATTTTGTGGATTTAATTCGTCGCATGGAAGGGTTGACACGAATTAAGCAGAGTAATGATGGTGTGGTAAATGAGTTGATTGTTGCACGAAAGGCATTTGATGAAGAAAAAGAGCACTTGTTATCTCAAAAAGAACAATTGGAAGCGAAAGAAGCGTCTGTAAAAAAAGAAGAGCATGATATCAAAGTCTATCAGATGGAAGTCCGAGATTTGATTCAATCGTTGATGGCCAAACATCAAGTGCTTGAGGATCAAAGTAAAGAGGTTCAAGAAAAGATAAGTTTTGAGAACAAACTGTTTTTAGACCTTCGAAATTTACCCAATGAAAATGGATTTGTACGACCGATAAAATCAAATTATTGGGTATCAACAGGCACGTGGCATTATGCAAAAGGCGGTCGTCATATGGGTGTTGATTTAGCTCATGTTGATGCGCGTGTGGGCTTGGAAATTCTTGCTCCGGGCTCGGGTATTATTACTGGGACACAAGGTGGATGTCCAACCTATGGTTCGTATCCTCGCGGGAATTGTAATGGAGGTTGGGGTAATTATCTGACAATGATGTTTAGTGTGAATGGAAAAATTTATGGTGCGTTGTTTGCACACCTTGAAGAAAATTCATTTAAGATGTCACCCGGATCTGTAGTTCGTGCAGGCGATGTGATTGCGAATATGGGCTCTTCAGGTTTATCCTCGGGTCCTCATCTTCATTTAGAAATTTATTATCTTGGTTCTGATAGCATTGAGGCTGCATATGATCGTTGGGATGGAAACATAACCTTTGGAACGGGAGGCGCAAATTGGGGCAACGGTTGGGAGAAACGTTGTGAAATGAACAATCATGATGCTCCATGTCGCGAAAACCCTATGAAAATATTTAATTATACTTATGAAGCAGAATATTAAAAGTCGAGTGAAAATCTCGACTTTTTTATTTTTTTGAACATATCCATTGACAAAAAAGGAGAACAAAGTTATTCTTTTGTTGCAAACGTTTCGCATTTAAATAAATGGGTGTGAATTTAGGGTAACACTTAAAACATTCATATTTTGGAAATGCAAGGCCACGAAAGTGAGGATTTGAAATGAAAAAATTAGGTTTAGTATTGCTTGTCTTGATGATGCTAGTGGGTTGTCAAGCACAGAATAAAGATGAATCTGGAAAATTAAAAGTAATGACAAGTTTTTATCCACTCTATGATTTCGCGCAAAAAGTCGGAGGCGATAAAGTAGCAGTCGAAAACATTATTGAAGGTGGGGAAGCACATAGATATGAACCAAGTGCAAATGATATCATTCGTATTCAAGAATCCGATGTTTTTATTATGAATGGTGCTGGTTTTGAGGCATGGGCTCCTAAAACATTACAAAGTGTAAAAAATGAAAAATTAAAGATTCTTGATTCGAGCCAAGGGGTGACCTTCCATGAGGGTCATGACGATCACGATCATGATGATGATCATCACGGTGAATATGATCCGCATATTTGGATGAATCCCATGAATGCCTATCAACAAATGAAAAACATTAAAGATGCTTTTGTGGAAGTAGATCCAGAAAACAAAGAATATTACGAAGAAAACTTTAAACGTTATGGTGCTGAGTTTGAGTCATTAAGCAATGATTTTGAAAATAAGTTACGCAATGTGAAAAACAAAGAAGTTGTCGTAGATCATACAGCATATGGATATATGCTTGAGCCCTATGGTATCGAACAAGTTGCCATTGCAGGCAGTCTTCTAAGTAGTGAACCAACTGCAAAGCAAGTGGATGAATCCATCCAATACATTAAGAATCAAAACATCAAAGCAATCTATATGGAATCACTCAGTAATGATAAATTACTCCAAACGATATCCAAAGAAACGGGTGTGAGAATTCTTAAATTAAACACGCTTGAGAGTTTATCAAAGCAAGATTTAGAAAAGGGCACCGATTATTTTAAAGTCATGCATGAAAACTTGGAAAGTCTTGTCGAGGGATTGTCACTCTAATGATTGAAAAACGAAAGGGTGTAAGTATACTCACAGTGCTTGCACTCTTTTTTTCCATTTCGCCCATTCACGCCCTATCTGAAAATGACTTTAAAAAAGATGAAGCATATTTCCATGACCTATGCTCTGGTCAAGCATCGCGGGAGCATGAAACCTTATGCAGTCAATTCACAGAGTATATTAATCAAAAAATAAGCGATTCCCAAACACGTCTTAAAGATATTGAAAAGCAAAAAGACGATATCAATACATCGATTGATACCCAACAGGAAACAATTCGAGTTTATCAAGAAGAGATTAATACCCTTTCCGCAACTGCTCGTGAATTAAAAGATTCCATTACCGCAATCAATGAAGATATCAAACAAACACAAATTAATATCGATGTCTATCAAAAAGAAATTGATGTGCTAAATGAAAAAGTAAAGAAAAACATTGCAACCTCTCAATCACAACTTTACGTCGATCCGCTAGTCGAGTTTGTCTTTGCGGCCGTCGATTTTGTCTCCCTCATTCGCCGTGTCGAAGGGATTGCGCGCATTAAGGAAAGCAATGATCTTACCGTAAATAAATTAATTGAAGCAAAGAAGGTTTTTGATTTAGAAAAAGAACATTTAAATCATCAACGCCAAGAATTAGAGAAAAAAAACAAGCTGATTGAAGAACAAGAAACGATTAAGAAAGCATATATGGAAAAAGTCAAAAAGACGATTGCCTCCTTGATGGAGAAAAACAAAACACTCGAACTTCAATATGACGAACTCCAAGAAAAAATCGATCTTGACAGTCGCTTGTTCAGTCGAATCTCGAGTATTGAAGAAACCAATGGCTTTATTCGCCCCGTTGAAAGTGGATACTGGGTATCCGCAGGAACTTGGACTTATCCATGGGGTGGTCATCACATGGGGGTGGATTTAGCTTCCGTTACAGGATCGATTGGTCTCAATATATTGGCACCGGGGTCGGGACTTATAACGGCAGTTAATGGAGGGTGTCCCACATATGGATCGTATCCAAACGGCTCGTGTAATGGAGGATTTGGTAATTACATCACCATGATCTTTAAGACAAATGGTGTTGTTTATGGCGCGATGTTTGCTCATTTAAAAGAAGGAAGTATGACCGTTTCCCCAGGTGATATCGTTTCGGGCGGAACAGTGTTAGCGCAAATGGGTTCTTCAGGACTATCCATGGGACCCCATCTACATCATGAACTTTATTATCTTGGTGAAGATTCGATTGAAGCAGCATACGAGCGATGGGATCGGTCGGTAACCTTTGGTACAGGTTGTGCTTATTGGGGGAATGGGTGGAATATGCGCTGTGATACCAATGGTCGAAGTGTTCCACGTCGTGAAAACCCTATGACGATATACCAATACACACTTGGAGGTGAATATTGATGCGAAAATACCTACCTCACGGGGTCATCCTTCTAATCATCATTTTATGTTCGTTGTTATCGTATCACTTTCAAAATCATGCGGTTATGGCACAGTCCTTGGAAAGTAAACATGACGCTTTGTATCAAGGAACCGTAACAAAGGTCCGAACCGAAAAAGATGAAACAACGAAAATGACGAAGCTATTTTTAGAAGTATACTCTGAATCTTTTCCATATCTTAATAAAACAATTTCAATCGAACAATCCTTGAGTGAAAATACGGCTCAGGCCCTTCTTCCATTACAAAAAGGGGACTCTGTTCTATTGAATCAAACGACAAATGATGAGGGGGTCCAGTATACGCTCAATGGTCCAACCCGAAGCATGCGTGTATTTGTCGTGATTGGGATCTTTAGTATCCTCTTACTGGTTATTGCAAGAAAACAAGGTTTGAAAACGTTAATGTCGTTTGCGTCAACGGTTTTCGTGGTTGGAACCGTCTTTA is part of the Erysipelothrix piscisicarius genome and harbors:
- a CDS encoding PASTA domain-containing protein, with the protein product MSNFLDQFKPGVYDRNKVHIGTEKSEKNVMEMDDLETTTTYQDEERFYVREEETELDPSYKAKKQKRMVLIGIAAVLSLLLIGLIWNKQSHTLMPDFTDKQRQEVEIWAKKHKVEVDFKDEFSLEYDENVVISQEFEPKTKIRKGSMVSVVISKGPDLEEVVTLPDFEKLSGAEINAWIEEQKMRYIQVENVFSKDVAKGNFISFEIKDKNVTKDHFQRKNKALIKISNGPEQYEKNIIVPDFKNRTKMDVELWAKDKEFVSTFTYEEQFDDKIEAGGVISQSVSAAEKVAKNDELTFVISKGKAVRVPDYSSSDLNTFDTINSMGAQVIQKQIYTMNYPYGAFVEQNTEPGTILNDDPDTIVIVYYSMGQPYIKGLVGLTEGDLPAYFYEFSGKGAHITYDVTRVSECGEKGTVVRASKNNQFVSTTDHINIYISDGTKACATPDA
- a CDS encoding ABC transporter ATP-binding protein, with amino-acid sequence MKLLETKNINYFYQDGDQRRFILRDVNTSFEAGTFYAILGQSGSGKTTFLSLLSALDTPREGAVYYKNKNISEIGLAEYRRNQIGIIFQSYNLIPHLTAVENVLVAMNITTNQIPEETKEVAYNLLDFIGITRSKADRLVTMLSGGEQQRVAIARALSTNVDVILADEPTGNLDEEMEAEIINIFQHLAHDHQNALLL
- a CDS encoding ABC transporter permease; its protein translation is MNHFKRAWLSVSRRKGKSFILLTVVFILGNLIAGTFAIKQGTSRVETNLKEKLGYNATVALDYEAFDRIDFETLKISESTIQKLGKLPEVAFFDYALKHDIQSRSLKSYQMPHARDRADSEEPIHYFSFQGVEYLDLLDTKTGRIELTSGRTFNDDDLKSDVYPVILSDIVMTENNIRLDEVIELKTMLPNYGVNESEAAQNISFKIKVVGSFKPVSFSQKSDNENWGLASMYNRIYIPNHRLRTLRAEEAKIAEAQGIDILGNDSIYNEEKYNYRDSVFVMESEADLNAFTQQAKDLLEDGLMVRTSQQSFEMIAAPMAMLNVMADYTLKGAAITTTIVLSLVVILFLRDRKHEMGIYLALGDRQWGVLGQVTLEVLMITLMGLTLSFGTGLMLANKVSDVLISDSYMDDVFIDTESSYLPSINMIEVNEDYRIELSPSYVLSVYLLGAGVAVASSILPMFYVTRMKPKKILM
- a CDS encoding hemolytic protein, whose amino-acid sequence is MKKIIVAVLFSLVLVGCSANKNVCTVEADGIKRTLKLDVKNSEVVGLEEETVIQMDKATQMNTYDDLYKQFAESKVTDGVTFEYEKSDTAITVKTTVDLAVAKGTQLEKYFSYLSKSGQKIILDQEDLSVDAVKAALESEGSFSCSGK
- a CDS encoding tyrosine-protein phosphatase, with product MHHKIRNFRDLGGIPVKGGHVKHHKLLRGGPLYDLDDETVSSLLNEYHLKMVIDVRSDREIEEKPNKVIEDVEAIHLDIMTKAQQNADPEKMALKYRREISTEHMKGLNRLFVESHDARDEYRTFFKYLLKNKEGALYFHCTAGKDRTGFAAAQILKILGASDEAILADYLETNTMTHELVEKELAGFKVKENLTDDQVNNIRGYMTVDTSYLKEAWDAIEDIYGDFETYVSEGLLLSEEDVETLKKIYIEY
- a CDS encoding murein hydrolase activator EnvC family protein — translated: MASRFKKGITIILVFALIGIQPINAFSRTDYERDEGYYHELCSGASARDHQDECSGFTEYINEKLADSETLLRRIREEKETVLEEIEDNNELLEVYQKEILVLKERVMEIQESIRIIEEDVLATEAKIKVFEDKIKVLEEKVKLNIRASQSSLYVNNYIEFVFGAADFVDLIRRMEGLTRIKQSNDGVVNELIVARKAFDEEKEHLLSQKEQLEAKEASVKKEEHDIKVYQMEVRDLIQSLMAKHQVLEDQSKEVQEKISFENKLFLDLRNLPNENGFVRPIKSNYWVSTGTWHYAKGGRHMGVDLAHVDARVGLEILAPGSGIITGTQGGCPTYGSYPRGNCNGGWGNYLTMMFSVNGKIYGALFAHLEENSFKMSPGSVVRAGDVIANMGSSGLSSGPHLHLEIYYLGSDSIEAAYDRWDGNITFGTGGANWGNGWEKRCEMNNHDAPCRENPMKIFNYTYEAEY
- a CDS encoding metal ABC transporter solute-binding protein, Zn/Mn family — protein: MKKLGLVLLVLMMLVGCQAQNKDESGKLKVMTSFYPLYDFAQKVGGDKVAVENIIEGGEAHRYEPSANDIIRIQESDVFIMNGAGFEAWAPKTLQSVKNEKLKILDSSQGVTFHEGHDDHDHDDDHHGEYDPHIWMNPMNAYQQMKNIKDAFVEVDPENKEYYEENFKRYGAEFESLSNDFENKLRNVKNKEVVVDHTAYGYMLEPYGIEQVAIAGSLLSSEPTAKQVDESIQYIKNQNIKAIYMESLSNDKLLQTISKETGVRILKLNTLESLSKQDLEKGTDYFKVMHENLESLVEGLSL
- a CDS encoding murein hydrolase activator EnvC family protein, yielding MIEKRKGVSILTVLALFFSISPIHALSENDFKKDEAYFHDLCSGQASREHETLCSQFTEYINQKISDSQTRLKDIEKQKDDINTSIDTQQETIRVYQEEINTLSATARELKDSITAINEDIKQTQINIDVYQKEIDVLNEKVKKNIATSQSQLYVDPLVEFVFAAVDFVSLIRRVEGIARIKESNDLTVNKLIEAKKVFDLEKEHLNHQRQELEKKNKLIEEQETIKKAYMEKVKKTIASLMEKNKTLELQYDELQEKIDLDSRLFSRISSIEETNGFIRPVESGYWVSAGTWTYPWGGHHMGVDLASVTGSIGLNILAPGSGLITAVNGGCPTYGSYPNGSCNGGFGNYITMIFKTNGVVYGAMFAHLKEGSMTVSPGDIVSGGTVLAQMGSSGLSMGPHLHHELYYLGEDSIEAAYERWDRSVTFGTGCAYWGNGWNMRCDTNGRSVPRRENPMTIYQYTLGGEY